Proteins found in one Maridesulfovibrio sp. genomic segment:
- a CDS encoding zinc ribbon domain-containing protein, which translates to MPIYEYQCHECQQIFEEWQTSFEDKELECPVCGGVATKVLSHSSFVLKGGGWYSSGYCKTDSAAGKTGNSSPAGSSTSASTSSDSSTKSSDSASS; encoded by the coding sequence ATGCCGATTTATGAATATCAATGTCATGAGTGTCAGCAGATATTTGAAGAGTGGCAGACAAGCTTTGAAGATAAAGAACTGGAATGTCCGGTATGCGGTGGAGTTGCCACCAAGGTGCTGTCTCATTCCTCATTTGTTCTGAAAGGCGGAGGCTGGTATTCTTCAGGGTACTGTAAAACCGACTCAGCTGCCGGGAAAACCGGTAACTCGAGTCCGGCGGGAAGCAGTACCAGTGCATCAACTTCCTCGGATTCTTCCACAAAGAGTTCCGACAGCGCATCAAGTTAG
- the purB gene encoding adenylosuccinate lyase has product MIERYTRPAMGELWTLENRFRVWLEVEIAVCEAWHKLGRIPAEDMEIIREKADFELDRILEIEKKTKHDVIAFLTAVEEKVGPSSRFIHLGCTSSDIVDTANGVMLSRAGKMILDDLDEFLVTLKEMAHANKGRMCMGRTHGIHAEPTSFGLKMAGFYAEFSRHRERIADALKSVSVGKISGAVGTYALLDPEVERITCELLGLGVDPISTQIVQRDRHADFFTALGMLGGGIERLGVELRHLQRTEVLEVEEGFTKGQKGSSAMPHKKNPISAENLCGLSRLLRTNGLVSMENMPLWHERDISHSSVERVIMPDSTILADYILGRMTGVIKRLKINGDNMDRNLMASYGLFYSQRVLIALVETGLERQKAYEMVQKVAMHCWENKVFFPDEVRKDETINSHLDSGALDEAFDMGYYTRYEDMIFKRVFGE; this is encoded by the coding sequence ATGATTGAAAGATATACCCGTCCCGCAATGGGTGAACTGTGGACTCTGGAAAACCGTTTCAGGGTTTGGCTTGAAGTTGAAATCGCTGTCTGCGAAGCATGGCATAAACTTGGCCGAATTCCCGCAGAGGACATGGAAATTATCCGTGAAAAGGCTGATTTCGAGCTGGATCGTATCCTTGAAATTGAAAAGAAGACCAAACACGATGTTATCGCCTTCCTGACCGCAGTGGAGGAGAAGGTAGGTCCTTCCTCTCGTTTTATCCACCTTGGCTGCACTTCTTCCGACATTGTGGATACTGCCAACGGGGTTATGCTCAGTCGCGCAGGTAAGATGATTCTGGACGACCTCGACGAATTTCTGGTCACACTCAAGGAAATGGCTCACGCCAATAAAGGTCGTATGTGTATGGGCCGTACCCACGGCATTCATGCCGAGCCCACCAGTTTCGGCTTGAAAATGGCAGGGTTCTACGCCGAGTTTTCCCGTCACCGTGAGCGTATCGCCGATGCTTTGAAGAGTGTCAGCGTAGGCAAAATTTCCGGAGCGGTAGGAACTTATGCTTTGCTTGACCCTGAAGTGGAACGCATTACCTGCGAACTGCTCGGTCTCGGAGTTGATCCCATCTCCACCCAGATTGTTCAGCGTGACCGCCATGCTGATTTCTTTACCGCGCTTGGAATGCTCGGCGGCGGTATTGAGCGTCTCGGCGTGGAATTAAGGCATCTGCAACGCACCGAGGTTCTGGAAGTTGAGGAAGGTTTCACCAAGGGCCAGAAGGGCTCCTCGGCCATGCCTCACAAAAAGAACCCCATCTCCGCTGAAAACCTTTGCGGTCTTTCCCGTCTGCTGCGTACCAACGGACTTGTGTCCATGGAAAACATGCCGCTCTGGCATGAACGCGACATCAGTCATTCTTCAGTGGAAAGAGTCATTATGCCTGATTCCACCATTCTCGCTGACTACATTCTTGGCCGGATGACCGGAGTTATCAAGCGTTTGAAGATCAACGGTGACAACATGGACCGTAATCTCATGGCTTCTTACGGACTGTTTTACTCTCAGCGGGTACTGATCGCGCTGGTCGAAACTGGTCTTGAGCGTCAGAAAGCATATGAAATGGTACAGAAAGTAGCCATGCATTGCTGGGAAAACAAGGTCTTCTTCCCTGATGAAGTCCGCAAGGATGAAACCATCAATTCCCACCTTGATTCCGGTGCTCTCGATGAAGCTTTTGATATGGGCTACTACACCCGTTATGAAGATATGATCTTCAAAAGAGTATTCGGTGAATAG